The Niastella koreensis GR20-10 genome includes a window with the following:
- a CDS encoding SusC/RagA family TonB-linked outer membrane protein, whose translation MRKKLHVFFLAMLCTLVSKSQTLSISGKVVDESGAPIPFASVVIKGKSKTGTTSDPDGNFHIAAAKGSVLVVSAVTFSSTEVTVGSKTTIEIRLSPAKVDLSEVVVTAMGIKRNERALGYAVTKIDPGNLVQKSEPNILNAMAGKVPGVDIRAGQGAPGAASRIQIRGVSSFSGGDPLIVVDGVPYSNPIINTTNPFSGGGTYGSGLNDIDPNDIESISVLKGAAAASLYGSRAANGVLLITTKSGAPKKGAKSLNVTYRAGYSIEKVADIPEFQNLYGAGANFRTQGSNGSWGAKFGKGVIYDASGQVIRSSSSGIDSIPATTWATMYASYPELFPNGMIAYRAVPNNVSSLFNTGNLMEHSIGLNGGEGKSLFNITLSQVNQKGYITNSSYKKSNVSVGGQTAVGKLTVGGNVSYARTKQVGGFIGAAQNFLSQWGRTYTMARNWDITGFPSENKAGQQIGFNDGQYTNPVWGAYHNVITSFDDRIVANVRASYKFTNWVRVDFNAGVNNYALFRDQIIDKSSYGSADNALGTITEVVDRQQEIQGKIIAVISPKVFKNWSLDINLGSDVNERNSRHQQVYGVDFVIPGLYNLNNTRRQTFSADGDVRTKRRLVGFFGDASIGYKNFAFVNITGRTDLTSTLPYKNAKYFYPGISGSLVWSEALALKSRWFDYGKVRAGYARVGNDAAPHNGEPIFSLNSAGFLGQPFATRGGNSYDPNLTPEFTTELELGSDLRFFNQRAGLEVTWYDKRSTDLIYAISLPQTTGYSNFYTNLGEIRNTGWEVALDVSPVVTSKFRWDIRGVYTKNKNTVEKLIEGLTRSQLGGYNWIEAGMPYGYLRGSHSARSEDGKLLISATSGMPYLDPNDGMVGDPNAKFKMGITNMFSYKGFTLNILWDMTRGGNFYSETISSMLGRGVTKDTENREKNAVISGIYGDPTPVVGADGLNHYVPLLVNGKEVINQTRVTTNDLFFTAGTGASFATNGAFEYSVFDGTVYRLREISLSYSLPATWISPLKVTGITLSVNGRNLWYLAPNVPKYTHFDPDINSVVGSGTQGVETGGAPSTKRYGVNLNVTF comes from the coding sequence ATGAGAAAAAAATTGCACGTTTTTTTCCTGGCCATGCTATGCACTTTGGTCAGTAAATCACAAACCCTTTCCATCTCCGGAAAGGTTGTGGACGAAAGCGGAGCCCCTATTCCTTTCGCTTCCGTTGTCATTAAAGGAAAATCAAAAACAGGCACTACTTCAGATCCGGATGGAAACTTCCACATCGCTGCAGCCAAAGGCAGCGTGTTGGTAGTATCCGCAGTTACCTTTTCATCTACCGAAGTAACAGTAGGTTCAAAAACTACTATAGAGATCAGGCTGTCTCCCGCAAAAGTTGATCTGTCTGAGGTAGTGGTAACTGCGATGGGCATTAAACGAAATGAACGGGCATTGGGATATGCCGTCACGAAAATTGATCCCGGCAACCTGGTTCAAAAATCTGAACCCAATATTTTGAATGCAATGGCCGGAAAAGTACCGGGGGTGGATATCCGTGCAGGTCAGGGTGCACCCGGCGCTGCTTCGCGCATCCAGATCCGCGGGGTATCCAGTTTCAGCGGCGGTGATCCGTTGATCGTAGTAGATGGCGTTCCCTATAGCAATCCAATTATAAATACGACCAACCCATTCTCAGGTGGTGGTACTTACGGTTCCGGCCTGAATGATATCGACCCCAATGATATTGAATCTATCAGTGTATTGAAAGGCGCTGCGGCGGCCTCGTTATATGGTTCAAGAGCAGCCAATGGCGTGTTGCTCATCACCACCAAATCAGGTGCCCCGAAAAAAGGCGCCAAATCTTTGAACGTAACATACCGCGCAGGATACAGCATCGAAAAGGTGGCCGATATCCCCGAGTTCCAGAATCTTTACGGCGCAGGTGCCAACTTCAGAACGCAGGGGTCCAATGGCTCCTGGGGTGCCAAATTTGGTAAGGGCGTTATCTACGATGCGAGCGGACAGGTCATTCGTTCTTCTTCATCGGGCATTGACTCTATTCCTGCCACCACCTGGGCCACTATGTATGCTTCTTACCCCGAACTTTTTCCCAATGGCATGATTGCCTATAGAGCGGTTCCCAATAACGTGTCTTCGTTATTCAATACGGGTAATCTAATGGAACATTCCATTGGGTTGAATGGCGGCGAAGGAAAATCTTTGTTCAATATTACCTTGTCGCAGGTTAACCAAAAAGGTTATATCACCAACTCCAGCTATAAAAAAAGTAATGTAAGCGTGGGCGGACAAACAGCCGTTGGTAAACTCACTGTTGGAGGCAATGTATCTTACGCACGTACGAAACAGGTGGGTGGCTTTATTGGTGCAGCGCAAAACTTTTTATCGCAATGGGGCCGTACCTATACAATGGCCCGCAACTGGGACATCACTGGTTTCCCTTCTGAAAACAAAGCCGGACAACAGATCGGTTTTAATGACGGCCAGTATACCAACCCGGTGTGGGGCGCTTATCACAATGTGATCACTTCATTCGACGATCGTATTGTAGCAAACGTCAGGGCCTCTTATAAATTCACCAATTGGGTTCGGGTTGATTTCAATGCCGGCGTAAACAACTACGCATTGTTCAGAGATCAGATCATTGATAAATCGTCTTATGGAAGTGCAGACAATGCATTGGGTACAATAACAGAGGTAGTGGACCGGCAACAGGAGATCCAGGGAAAGATCATTGCGGTGATCAGTCCAAAGGTTTTCAAAAACTGGAGCCTGGATATTAACCTGGGTAGCGATGTAAATGAACGGAACAGCCGCCACCAACAGGTATATGGCGTTGATTTTGTAATTCCCGGATTATATAATTTAAACAATACCCGCCGGCAAACATTCAGTGCCGATGGTGATGTAAGAACGAAGAGAAGACTGGTTGGGTTCTTTGGTGATGCCTCTATCGGCTATAAGAACTTTGCGTTCGTTAATATTACGGGTAGAACCGATCTCACTTCTACGCTGCCTTACAAGAATGCAAAATATTTCTATCCCGGCATTTCCGGATCATTGGTTTGGTCGGAAGCGCTGGCGCTTAAATCGCGTTGGTTCGATTATGGTAAGGTGCGTGCAGGTTATGCCCGTGTAGGTAACGATGCCGCTCCGCATAATGGCGAACCTATTTTCTCCCTGAATTCGGCAGGTTTCCTGGGGCAGCCCTTTGCAACAAGAGGTGGCAACAGCTACGATCCTAACCTTACGCCTGAATTTACTACAGAGTTGGAATTAGGTTCAGACCTGCGCTTCTTCAATCAGCGGGCAGGCCTGGAAGTAACCTGGTACGATAAACGGTCAACCGATCTGATCTATGCGATCAGTTTGCCCCAGACAACCGGTTACAGTAATTTCTATACCAATCTCGGCGAGATCCGCAATACCGGTTGGGAAGTGGCACTGGATGTTAGTCCGGTAGTGACCAGTAAATTCCGTTGGGATATCCGGGGTGTTTATACAAAGAACAAAAATACTGTAGAGAAACTGATAGAAGGATTGACGCGCAGTCAGCTGGGTGGGTATAACTGGATAGAAGCGGGCATGCCCTATGGTTACCTGCGCGGTTCCCACTCGGCCCGTTCAGAAGATGGCAAGCTATTGATCAGCGCTACCTCCGGCATGCCTTACCTCGATCCCAACGATGGGATGGTGGGCGATCCCAACGCGAAATTCAAAATGGGTATTACCAATATGTTTTCTTACAAAGGATTTACGCTGAATATACTTTGGGATATGACCAGGGGCGGTAATTTTTATTCGGAAACCATCAGCTCCATGCTGGGAAGAGGCGTAACAAAAGATACGGAGAACCGGGAGAAGAATGCAGTGATCTCGGGTATTTATGGCGACCCAACGCCTGTAGTTGGTGCAGACGGACTAAATCACTATGTGCCATTGTTGGTGAATGGTAAAGAGGTGATCAATCAAACAAGGGTTACCACCAATGACCTCTTCTTCACGGCAGGTACCGGCGCGAGCTTCGCAACCAATGGCGCGTTTGAATATTCCGTATTCGATGGTACGGTATACAGGTTACGGGAAATAAGTTTGAGTTACAGTCTGCCTGCAACCTGGATAAGTCCGCTTAAGGTAACCGGCATCACCTTATCAGTTAATGGCCGCAACCTTTGGTACCTGGCGCCCAACGTGCCAAAGTATACGCACTTCGACCCGGATATCAACTCAGTAGTGGGAAGCGGAACGCAGGGTGTTGAAACCGGCGGTGCGCCCAGCACAAAAAGATATGGCGTGAATCTGAACGTTACTTTTTAA
- a CDS encoding SusD/RagB family nutrient-binding outer membrane lipoprotein: MRRKYFIYAFTVVLVLTVVGTGCKKFLDVNKNVNNPTPASVNLSLVLSGAERNIANNLALGSTLGNELSLYTHQITGRIAADRYGGPAYLWNELYSAISNLNVIIKRAPTENRFAYAGVAKILKAYTVSLLVDMWGDVPYSEYDRFDEGISQPKFDKGSEIYPQLFTLIDDGLADINNPAINPTKPGTDDYIYKGNMTNWIKAANTIKLKLYTQVRLVQDVKSQVTALLSNPASLINSETESFMMPYGPIGTTDDRHPAYGDYTATQRGGQLFSPWLYEIMKGRNPDILTGLADPRLPYYIYNQKSPLGGSNPTPENCTEFRDGGFISILFGSTGPCRDGSNSQTYSLLGIYPAGGRFNDSAAKSVNSLGNQNAGTGARPHEFITYADRLYLEAELMQAGVITGNARDAFSKALDATFAHVDNIVANYVKPGSAGAAQNVPAIATLAATQTYKSGVLAAWDAGSDAKKMEYIITEKWINRIENPVDNYTDYRRTSYPVLFSPAPVGIVTSVTGPDGKVTPVSNDRKYPWSLPFSTGEIGLNKNAPPQKVAELYKVFWQP, from the coding sequence ATGAGAAGAAAATATTTTATCTACGCATTTACAGTAGTACTGGTTTTGACGGTTGTTGGAACCGGCTGTAAAAAATTTTTGGATGTAAACAAGAACGTGAACAATCCCACACCCGCATCGGTGAACCTGTCGCTGGTGCTGAGTGGGGCCGAGCGTAATATTGCAAACAACCTGGCACTGGGTTCTACCCTGGGCAACGAACTATCATTATATACCCACCAGATCACAGGCCGTATTGCGGCCGACAGGTATGGCGGCCCCGCCTATCTCTGGAATGAGTTGTACTCAGCCATTTCCAACCTGAATGTGATCATAAAGCGGGCGCCAACCGAAAACCGTTTTGCATATGCCGGCGTTGCCAAAATATTAAAGGCATATACCGTGAGCTTACTGGTAGATATGTGGGGCGATGTTCCCTATTCGGAATATGACCGGTTTGATGAAGGCATTTCACAACCTAAATTCGATAAAGGATCAGAGATCTATCCGCAGTTATTTACATTGATCGATGATGGACTGGCCGATATCAATAACCCGGCTATCAACCCCACAAAGCCTGGAACAGACGATTATATTTATAAAGGGAATATGACCAACTGGATCAAGGCGGCGAATACCATCAAACTGAAACTATACACGCAGGTGCGATTGGTGCAGGATGTTAAATCGCAGGTAACGGCATTGTTGTCAAACCCTGCTTCCCTGATCAACAGCGAGACTGAAAGTTTTATGATGCCGTATGGGCCTATCGGCACTACGGACGACCGGCATCCGGCGTATGGCGATTATACGGCTACCCAACGTGGTGGACAGTTGTTCAGTCCCTGGCTGTACGAGATCATGAAGGGAAGGAACCCTGATATTCTTACCGGGTTGGCCGATCCAAGATTACCTTATTATATCTATAACCAAAAGTCACCATTGGGCGGTTCCAACCCAACCCCGGAGAATTGTACGGAGTTTCGCGATGGTGGTTTTATCTCCATCCTCTTTGGGTCAACTGGTCCTTGCCGCGATGGATCAAACAGTCAGACCTATTCCCTATTGGGCATTTATCCCGCTGGTGGCCGCTTTAACGACAGTGCCGCCAAAAGCGTAAACTCGCTCGGTAACCAAAATGCAGGAACAGGCGCCCGCCCGCATGAGTTTATTACGTATGCCGACCGCTTGTACCTGGAAGCAGAGTTGATGCAGGCAGGCGTGATCACCGGCAATGCAAGAGATGCGTTCAGTAAGGCATTGGATGCCACCTTTGCGCACGTAGATAACATCGTGGCCAATTATGTAAAACCAGGATCGGCCGGTGCTGCGCAAAACGTTCCGGCAATAGCGACATTGGCGGCTACCCAAACATATAAATCCGGGGTACTGGCAGCCTGGGATGCCGGCAGTGACGCTAAGAAAATGGAATACATTATTACGGAGAAATGGATCAACCGCATAGAGAACCCGGTAGATAATTATACCGACTATAGGCGCACATCATATCCCGTGTTGTTTTCCCCCGCGCCAGTAGGCATTGTAACAAGTGTTACTGGTCCGGATGGAAAAGTAACGCCCGTCTCGAACGACAGAAAGTATCCGTGGAGTTTACCCTTCAGCACTGGCGAAATAGGGTTGAACAAAAATGCGCCGCCGCAAAAAGTAGCTGAATTATATAAAGTATTCTGGCAACCATAA
- a CDS encoding metallophosphoesterase — protein MKIQYCSDLHLEFPANKKYMERHLLEPVGEVLILAGDILPLSLHNTQSTFIDFIADNFEQVYWIPGNHEYYGYDLATVADPLLEKLRSNVWLVNNQVIAYKKVSFICSTLWSKVDVVHALDIQRSISDFFAIKWNGEKFTTRQFNQLHNRSVAFLEKAFKEKGTSESIVVTHHVPTLYDYPKKYRNSPLNGAFVTELHDLIHDSGADYWIYGHHHFNIPAFKIGAATMLTNQLGYVHHGEHYKFNKSAILPHFPTRDNRSATED, from the coding sequence ATGAAAATTCAATACTGTTCAGATCTTCACCTGGAATTTCCGGCAAATAAAAAGTACATGGAGCGGCATTTGCTGGAACCGGTGGGTGAGGTATTGATCCTGGCCGGTGATATATTGCCATTGAGTTTGCACAACACACAATCGACGTTTATCGATTTTATCGCCGATAACTTTGAACAGGTGTACTGGATTCCCGGCAATCACGAATATTATGGGTACGATCTGGCAACGGTAGCCGATCCGTTGTTGGAAAAGTTGCGCAGCAATGTGTGGCTGGTGAATAACCAGGTGATTGCATATAAGAAGGTGAGTTTTATTTGCAGTACGCTGTGGAGCAAAGTCGATGTGGTGCATGCGTTAGACATTCAGCGAAGTATCTCCGATTTCTTTGCCATAAAGTGGAATGGCGAAAAGTTCACCACGCGCCAATTCAACCAACTGCATAACCGGTCGGTTGCGTTTTTAGAAAAAGCTTTTAAAGAAAAGGGCACCAGCGAAAGTATAGTAGTTACGCACCATGTGCCCACGCTGTACGACTATCCTAAAAAATATCGGAACAGTCCGCTCAATGGCGCCTTTGTAACGGAACTACATGATCTGATACATGATTCCGGGGCGGATTACTGGATCTACGGGCATCATCATTTCAACATTCCTGCCTTTAAAATAGGTGCCGCCACCATGCTTACTAATCAGTTAGGTTATGTGCATCATGGCGAGCATTATAAGTTTAATAAAAGTGCCATCCTCCCACATTTCCCAACCCGGGATAACCGAAGCGCAACCGAAGACTAA
- a CDS encoding T9SS type A sorting domain-containing protein yields MKLSTLHFVKLLLFVVTSFCANATDYYVDPSSSGKNLGTYDDPWHDINDIPWTINYFQPGDNIYFRRGQQYAGTLSINSSGSQGAPITIMPYGEGAAPLFKFDPWRSWDPVICNRVMIRLNQCNYIVIDGFEMTDYTIPDYDRSGTANVGYGVYIYKGSGDGGSHNVVKNCTITRLGAGINIDGGSDNTITNCNISNLRMIINTSYQMWDDFGAVGIVVGGSNNTITHNQIKECWSNSYDYHLDGGAIEMYGDVSDNKILYNTASDNIGFVEFGSGWGGHAYNNLFGYNLLVNNGHVFWINSTSIFALDVRNLQFFNNDVVETKAPSLPDVRNMIGITATPWVSNVITMKNNIFWINTSLNITDPLFKPFNGPQMIHQSNIIHLNGGSIGFDPDYSDQNLPKDAEVFANNYSDDPLTWNYDLRPTACAVNWGQWTGIVKDFWGKDVPYSGVPDAGISESNSSLTPARMSVPSTGLVSVTNLDQPSRLTVSPNPAQDYVYLKLTGNNFINKEVEVVNMAGAVLEKQKLSDAGSQVKLNVSTLPRGSYAVKLTDTRTRESQTTTFVK; encoded by the coding sequence ATGAAATTGTCAACTCTACACTTCGTAAAGCTGTTGCTTTTTGTTGTAACATCGTTTTGTGCCAATGCTACCGACTATTATGTAGACCCGTCATCTTCGGGGAAAAATCTCGGAACATACGATGATCCCTGGCACGACATTAACGACATTCCCTGGACGATCAATTATTTTCAACCTGGCGATAACATTTACTTCAGACGCGGTCAACAATACGCGGGTACCTTGTCTATCAACAGCAGTGGTAGCCAGGGAGCACCTATAACCATCATGCCCTACGGTGAAGGCGCTGCCCCTTTGTTTAAATTCGATCCCTGGCGCTCCTGGGATCCGGTGATCTGTAACCGGGTAATGATCCGGTTGAATCAATGTAACTACATTGTTATCGATGGCTTTGAAATGACCGACTATACTATCCCCGATTATGATCGAAGTGGTACAGCCAATGTGGGTTATGGCGTTTACATTTATAAAGGTTCCGGCGATGGCGGTTCTCACAATGTTGTTAAGAACTGTACCATCACGAGATTAGGTGCGGGCATTAATATTGATGGAGGAAGCGATAATACCATCACCAACTGCAACATCAGCAACCTGCGCATGATCATCAATACATCTTACCAAATGTGGGACGATTTTGGCGCCGTGGGTATCGTGGTGGGCGGATCTAATAATACGATCACCCATAATCAGATTAAAGAATGCTGGAGCAATAGCTACGATTATCACCTTGATGGAGGCGCTATTGAAATGTATGGCGATGTGTCTGATAACAAAATATTGTATAACACGGCCAGCGATAATATCGGCTTTGTGGAATTCGGCAGCGGATGGGGTGGCCATGCGTACAATAATCTTTTTGGTTATAACCTGCTCGTAAATAACGGACATGTATTCTGGATCAATTCCACCAGCATATTTGCCCTCGATGTTCGCAACCTTCAGTTCTTCAATAATGATGTTGTTGAAACAAAAGCGCCCAGCCTTCCCGATGTTAGGAATATGATTGGAATTACGGCTACCCCCTGGGTGTCGAATGTGATTACCATGAAGAACAATATTTTCTGGATCAACACTTCTTTGAATATTACTGATCCCCTTTTTAAACCATTTAACGGTCCGCAAATGATCCATCAAAGCAACATCATTCATTTAAATGGAGGCAGCATTGGATTTGATCCGGATTATTCAGATCAAAACCTGCCCAAGGATGCGGAGGTGTTTGCCAATAATTATTCCGACGATCCGCTTACCTGGAATTACGATCTGCGGCCAACAGCCTGTGCGGTTAACTGGGGGCAATGGACCGGGATTGTAAAAGACTTTTGGGGTAAGGATGTGCCTTACAGTGGTGTTCCGGATGCGGGTATCTCTGAGAGCAATTCCAGTCTTACGCCCGCCCGCATGTCAGTACCTTCAACCGGTTTGGTGAGTGTTACAAACCTCGATCAGCCAAGCCGCCTGACCGTTTCGCCTAATCCTGCGCAGGATTATGTATACCTGAAACTGACAGGTAACAATTTTATAAATAAGGAAGTAGAAGTGGTGAATATGGCGGGCGCAGTGCTGGAAAAGCAGAAGTTAAGTGATGCTGGTAGCCAGGTGAAGCTGAATGTGAGTACGTTGCCCAGGGGTTCTTATGCAGTGAAGCTTACGGATACGCGAACTCGGGAATCGCAGACTACGACGTTTGTTAAATAA
- a CDS encoding helix-turn-helix domain-containing protein → MTKLGEYLAQKSVNKSEVARKTGLTKARMNELTLNERSHLRAEELYLIALAIDVNPSELLDALYGELKNKKVRRV, encoded by the coding sequence ATGACAAAGCTCGGGGAATATCTGGCTCAAAAATCAGTCAATAAATCTGAGGTTGCCCGGAAAACCGGATTGACCAAGGCCCGCATGAATGAACTTACTTTAAATGAGCGAAGTCATTTAAGGGCGGAGGAGTTATATTTAATTGCCTTGGCAATAGATGTTAATCCAAGCGAATTGTTGGATGCATTATATGGTGAATTAAAGAATAAGAAAGTAAGAAGGGTATAA
- a CDS encoding YgjP-like metallopeptidase domain-containing protein, which translates to MALNNKYIDLYVRPGTTALQCQNILNKLYRNEMKELVPTYIKKWEKVMHVKVNEFGIKLMKTKWGTCNIESKRIWLNLELDGTLIRTKA; encoded by the coding sequence GTGGCATTGAATAACAAGTATATCGATTTATATGTGAGGCCAGGTACAACTGCTTTACAATGTCAGAATATACTAAATAAATTGTATCGTAATGAAATGAAAGAACTGGTACCCACTTATATAAAAAAGTGGGAGAAGGTAATGCACGTAAAAGTGAATGAGTTTGGAATTAAGCTTATGAAAACTAAATGGGGCACCTGCAATATTGAATCAAAGAGAATCTGGCTTAATTTGGAACTAGATGGTACACTTATTAGAACGAAAGCATAA
- a CDS encoding YgjP-like metallopeptidase domain-containing protein — protein MVHLLERKHNDRFVGYLEKFMPQWRSYRDELNRLPISHLDWEY, from the coding sequence ATGGTACACTTATTAGAACGAAAGCATAATGATCGTTTTGTTGGGTATCTGGAAAAATTTATGCCCCAGTGGAGGAGCTATAGGGATGAGTTAAATAGATTGCCTATAAGTCATTTGGATTGGGAGTATTAA
- a CDS encoding virulence RhuM family protein — protein sequence MAELFQTTKQNISLHIKNIYEEGELIEEGTVKEYLTVQNEGSREVKRNLQHYNLDVIISVGYRVKSHVGTHFRIWATQRLKEYIIKGFALDDERLKQARNNYFDELLSRIRDIRSTEKIFYRKVCDIFATSIDYDPSTSQAKDFFATVQNKFHWAIHAHTAAELIMERADAGHPNMGLTTWPGEQIRKEDVTVAKNYLTTNELDQLNRIVNQYLEFAELQAMNRKPMHMSEWQVKLHGFLTLNDREILQHKGTVSHEQAEKHALDQYKLYQKTIADNTVDELDKSIKKLQKPDGKK from the coding sequence ATGGCTGAACTATTTCAGACTACCAAGCAAAACATTAGTTTACATATTAAAAATATATATGAGGAGGGTGAGTTAATTGAGGAGGGAACTGTCAAGGAATACTTGACAGTTCAAAATGAAGGAAGCCGGGAGGTGAAAAGGAACCTTCAGCATTATAATCTTGATGTGATCATTTCGGTCGGTTACCGGGTAAAGTCGCATGTAGGCACCCACTTCAGGATCTGGGCTACACAGCGATTAAAAGAATACATAATAAAAGGTTTTGCACTGGATGATGAGCGATTGAAGCAGGCCCGTAATAATTATTTCGATGAATTGTTGTCCCGTATCAGGGACATCAGGAGTACTGAAAAAATATTTTACCGAAAAGTATGTGACATATTTGCTACCAGTATTGACTATGATCCTTCCACCTCACAAGCCAAAGACTTTTTTGCAACGGTGCAAAATAAATTTCACTGGGCCATCCATGCCCACACTGCAGCCGAATTGATTATGGAAAGGGCTGATGCAGGTCACCCTAATATGGGGCTTACCACTTGGCCGGGTGAACAAATCAGGAAAGAAGATGTAACAGTTGCCAAAAACTACCTTACGACAAATGAACTGGATCAATTGAACCGTATTGTAAACCAGTATCTGGAGTTTGCTGAATTGCAAGCCATGAACCGGAAGCCTATGCATATGAGTGAATGGCAGGTAAAATTGCATGGATTTTTAACATTGAACGACCGGGAAATACTGCAACATAAAGGAACTGTAAGTCATGAACAGGCTGAGAAACACGCATTGGATCAATATAAATTATATCAGAAAACAATAGCCGACAATACGGTGGATGAATTAGACAAGAGTATAAAGAAGTTACAAAAGCCAGATGGCAAAAAATAG